The proteins below come from a single Juglans regia cultivar Chandler chromosome 12, Walnut 2.0, whole genome shotgun sequence genomic window:
- the LOC108998371 gene encoding tubulin gamma-2 chain-like isoform X3 yields MPREIITLQVGQCGNQIGMEFWKQLCLEHGISKEGILEDFSTQGGDRKDVFFYQADDQHYIPRALLIDLEPRVINGIQNSEYRNLYNHENVFLSDHGGGAGNNWASGYHQGKGVEEDIMDMIDREADGSDSLEGFVLCHSIAGGTGSGMGSYLLETLNDRYSKKLVQTYSVFPNQMETSDVVVQPYNSLLTLKRLTLNADCVVVLDNTALNRICVESLNLSNPTFAQTNSLVSTVMSASTTTLRYPGYMNNDLVGLLASLIPTPRCHFLMTGYTPLTVERQANLIRKTSVLDVMRRLLQTKNIMVSSYARTKEASQAKYISILNIIQGEVDPTQVHESLQRIRERKLVNFIEWGPASIQVALSRKSPYVQTAHRVSGLMLASHTSIRHLFSKCLSQYEKLRKKQAFLDNYRKFPMFAVSCHH; encoded by the exons ATGCCGAGGGAGATCATCACCCTCCAGGTTGGACAATGCGGGAACCAGATCGGCATGGAGTTCTGGAAGCAGCTCTGCCTCGAGCACGGGATCAGCAAGGAAGGCATTCTCGAAGATTTTTCCACTCAG GGAGGGGACCGGAAAGATGTATTTTTCTATCAAGCTGATGATCAGCACTACATCCCACGGGCTTTGCTGATTGACCTGGAGCCCAGGGTAATTAATGGAATCCAAAATAGTGAATATAGAAACCTCTACAATCACGAGAATGTCTTTCTTTCAGATCATGGAGGAGGTGCAGGAAATAATTGGGCCAGTGGTTATCATCag GGGAAGGGTGTTGAAGAGGATATAATGGACATGATTGATAGAGAAGCAGATGGGAGTGATAGTCTTGAGGGTTTTGTTTTATGCCACTCTATTGCCGGAGGAACAGGCTCAG GTATGGGTTCATATTTGCTGGAAACTCTTAACGATCGCTACAGCAAAAAACTGGTTCAGACATATAGTGTATTTCCTAACCAGATGGAGACAAGTGATGTGGTGGTCCAGCCCTACAACTCACTTTTGACACTCAAGCGACTGACATTAAATGCTGATTGCGTTGTTGTTCTTGATAATACTGCATTGAATAGAATTTGTGTGGAAAGtcttaatttatcaaatcctaCCTTTGCTCAGACAAATTCTTTGGTTTCCACTGTAATGTCTGCCAGCACAACCACTCTGCGATATCCAGGCTATATGAACAATGACTTGGTTGGCCTTCTTGCTTCTTTAATTCCAACCCCAAGATGCCACTTTCTAATGACAGGATATACACCACTTACAGTGGAGCGCCAG GCTAACTTGATTCGCAAAACCAGCGTGCTTGATGTTATGAGAAGACTCTTGCAG acaaaaaatattatggttTCCTCATACGCTCGAACAAAAGAGGCCAGTCAAGCAAAGTATATATCAATATTGAATATCATTCAAGGGGAAGTTGACCCTACTCAG GTTCACGAGAGTTTGCAGAGGATACGTGAAAGAAAGCTTGTTAACTTCATTGAGTGGGGCCCTGCAAGCATTCAG GTTGCTCTGTCTAGAAAGTCTCCATATGTTCAAACTGCTCACAGG GTCAGTGGTCTTATGCTAGCTAGCCATACTAGTATCAGGCACCTTTTCAGCAAGTGTTTGAGTCAGTATGAGAAGTTAAGAAAGAAGCAAGCATTTCTTGACAACTACCGGAAATTTCCAATGTTCGCTGTAAGTTGCCATCATT